In Mycobacterium gallinarum, a single window of DNA contains:
- the pruA gene encoding L-glutamate gamma-semialdehyde dehydrogenase has protein sequence MDAISDVPAPANEPVLDYAPGSGERSRLTEALSALAADPIDLPHVIGGAHRMGGGERADVVQPHRHSARLGTFTNAEHADATAAIDAAIAAKPGWEATPFDERAAVFLRAAELLAGPWREKLCAATMLGQSKTAYQAEIDAACELIDFWRFNVGFAREIYAEQPISARGVWNRTDYRPLEGFVYAITPFNFTAIAGNLPSAPALMGNTVVWKPSPTQTFAAYLTMQLLEAAGLPPGVINLVAGDGLAVSDVALADPRLAGIHFTGSTATFQHLWREVGTHIDRYHTYPRLVGETGGKDFVLAHSSARPDVLRTALIRGAFDYQGQKCSAASRAFIPRSVWQQMGDDFLSATEALTYGDVTDLTNFGGALIDERAFAKNVTAIERAKSAANVTVAVGGEYDDSEGYFVKPTVLLSDDPSDESFSTEYFGPILSVHVYPDGDYERVIDVVDDGARYALTGAVIADDRAAVLTAQRRLRHAAGNFYVNDKPTGAVVGQQPFGGSRASGTNDKAGSPLNLLRWTSARSIKETFVPPTNHTYPHMEA, from the coding sequence ATGGACGCCATCAGCGACGTGCCCGCCCCGGCCAATGAACCGGTTCTCGACTACGCCCCGGGTTCAGGGGAGCGCTCCCGGCTCACCGAAGCCCTTTCGGCCCTTGCCGCCGATCCGATCGACCTGCCCCATGTGATCGGCGGCGCCCACCGCATGGGTGGCGGGGAGCGCGCCGATGTGGTGCAGCCCCACCGTCACAGCGCACGGCTGGGTACCTTCACCAACGCCGAGCACGCCGATGCGACCGCCGCCATCGACGCCGCGATCGCCGCCAAGCCCGGCTGGGAGGCCACGCCGTTCGACGAGCGCGCCGCGGTCTTCCTGCGCGCCGCCGAACTGCTCGCCGGACCGTGGCGCGAGAAGTTGTGCGCAGCGACCATGCTGGGCCAGTCCAAGACCGCGTACCAGGCCGAGATCGACGCCGCGTGTGAACTGATCGACTTCTGGCGATTCAACGTCGGGTTCGCCCGCGAGATCTACGCCGAACAGCCGATCAGCGCGCGGGGCGTCTGGAACCGGACCGACTACCGGCCGCTCGAGGGATTCGTCTACGCCATCACCCCGTTCAACTTCACCGCGATCGCGGGCAATCTGCCCAGCGCGCCCGCGCTGATGGGCAACACCGTGGTGTGGAAGCCGTCGCCCACGCAGACCTTCGCCGCATACCTGACCATGCAGTTGCTCGAGGCGGCCGGCCTGCCGCCGGGCGTCATCAACCTGGTGGCGGGTGACGGCCTCGCGGTTTCCGATGTGGCACTTGCCGATCCGCGACTGGCCGGCATCCACTTCACGGGGTCGACGGCGACGTTCCAGCATCTGTGGCGTGAGGTCGGCACCCATATCGACCGCTACCACACCTATCCGCGGTTGGTCGGGGAGACCGGCGGCAAGGATTTCGTGCTGGCGCATTCCTCGGCTCGGCCCGACGTGTTGCGCACTGCGTTGATCCGTGGAGCGTTCGACTACCAGGGTCAGAAGTGCTCGGCGGCGTCACGGGCGTTCATCCCCCGATCGGTGTGGCAACAGATGGGTGACGACTTCCTCTCCGCCACTGAAGCATTGACGTACGGCGACGTCACCGACCTGACCAATTTCGGCGGCGCCCTCATCGACGAGCGGGCATTCGCGAAGAACGTCACCGCGATCGAGCGTGCCAAGAGCGCCGCGAACGTCACCGTCGCCGTCGGTGGCGAATACGACGACAGCGAAGGCTATTTCGTCAAACCGACGGTGCTGCTGTCCGATGATCCGAGCGACGAATCGTTTTCCACCGAGTACTTCGGTCCGATCCTCTCGGTACACGTGTATCCGGACGGCGACTACGAACGTGTCATCGACGTCGTCGACGACGGCGCGCGCTACGCGCTGACCGGAGCGGTGATCGCCGATGACCGTGCGGCGGTGCTGACGGCGCAGCGACGGTTGCGTCATGCCGCGGGCAACTTCTACGTCAACGACAAGCCGACCGGTGCGGTCGTTGGGCAGCAGCCGTTCGGTGGCTCACGGGCATCGGGAACCAATGACAAGGCCGGCTCGCCGCTGAATCTGTTGCGCTGGACGTCGGCCCGGTCGATCAAGGAGACGTTCGTCCCCCCGACGAACCACACCTATCCCCACATGGAGGCGTGA
- a CDS encoding PucR family transcriptional regulator encodes MTALSSGLGLGKLLLALDRTMVTLVEAPRGLDMPVGSVALVDADDVRLGLAVGAGSADLFFLLGVADAEAVRWLEQQFAGSGTVPTAIFVKEPTDAAVRRAVALGTAVVAVDPRARWESLYRLVTHAFDHHGDRDDRDSGTDLFGLAQSIADGTRGMVSIEDEQSHVLAYSASSDDADELRRLTILGRAGPPEHLEWIAQWGIFDALRAGGDVVRVAERPELGLRPRLAVGIHLPSTDTRRPPTFAGTIWLQQGSAPLADDAEEILRGGAVLAARIMTRLAATPSTHAVQVQELLGLAGDDVDIAAIARELGITVDGRAALVGFQGGPSAPTGVIALSAGAFRADAQTVSAGGRVYVLLPKIGAPSSVMSWVRGVVTAMHRELGLTLRAVVAAPLGGLAGAASARVEIDRVFDSADRHPGAIGQITSLDEAHTTVLLDEIVSHVAGRSRLVDPRVRLLRDEDPMLAETLRAYLDGFGDVAAVAKHLHVHPNTVRYRVRRIETLLSTTLDDPDVRLLFSLGLRATADTN; translated from the coding sequence ATGACGGCACTGTCTTCCGGCCTCGGGCTCGGCAAGCTGCTGCTGGCCTTGGACCGCACGATGGTGACGCTCGTCGAAGCCCCCCGCGGCCTCGACATGCCGGTCGGTTCGGTGGCGCTCGTCGACGCCGACGACGTCCGGTTGGGTTTGGCGGTCGGTGCCGGTTCCGCCGATCTCTTCTTCCTGCTCGGCGTCGCCGACGCCGAGGCCGTGCGGTGGCTCGAGCAGCAGTTCGCGGGTTCGGGAACGGTGCCGACGGCCATCTTCGTCAAGGAACCCACCGACGCCGCGGTAAGGAGGGCCGTCGCACTCGGTACCGCGGTCGTGGCCGTCGACCCGCGAGCCCGGTGGGAGTCGCTCTACCGTCTCGTCACCCACGCCTTCGACCATCACGGCGACCGGGACGACCGCGACTCGGGCACCGACCTGTTCGGCCTCGCGCAATCGATCGCCGACGGCACCCGCGGCATGGTCAGCATCGAGGACGAACAATCACACGTGCTCGCGTACTCGGCGTCCAGTGACGACGCGGACGAGTTGCGCCGCCTGACGATCCTGGGCCGCGCTGGTCCGCCCGAGCACCTGGAGTGGATCGCGCAGTGGGGCATATTCGACGCGCTGCGGGCGGGCGGCGATGTCGTGCGCGTCGCCGAGCGCCCCGAGTTGGGTCTGCGCCCGCGGTTGGCGGTCGGCATTCACCTGCCCAGTACCGATACGCGTCGCCCGCCGACCTTCGCAGGCACGATCTGGCTCCAGCAGGGCTCCGCGCCGCTGGCCGACGACGCCGAGGAGATTCTGCGCGGCGGTGCGGTGCTGGCGGCGCGGATCATGACGCGACTGGCAGCGACGCCGTCGACCCACGCGGTGCAGGTGCAAGAACTACTCGGGCTGGCCGGCGACGATGTCGACATCGCTGCGATAGCGCGGGAACTGGGAATCACCGTCGACGGCCGGGCGGCGCTCGTCGGCTTCCAGGGCGGCCCGTCTGCACCAACCGGAGTCATCGCGTTGAGCGCCGGCGCTTTTCGTGCCGATGCCCAGACGGTCTCGGCCGGTGGCCGGGTCTACGTGCTGCTACCCAAGATCGGTGCACCGTCGTCGGTGATGTCGTGGGTGCGTGGAGTCGTGACCGCGATGCATCGCGAACTCGGCCTCACGCTTCGTGCCGTCGTCGCGGCCCCGCTAGGCGGACTGGCAGGCGCGGCGTCCGCCCGCGTCGAGATCGACCGCGTCTTCGACAGCGCCGATCGCCATCCCGGCGCGATCGGACAAATCACCTCGCTGGACGAGGCGCACACCACCGTGCTCCTCGACGAGATCGTGTCGCACGTCGCCGGACGGTCGCGGCTCGTCGACCCGCGGGTGCGACTCCTGCGTGACGAGGATCCGATGCTGGCCGAGACACTGCGGGCCTACCTCGACGGCTTCGGCGACGTGGCCGCCGTCGCCAAGCACCTACACGTGCACCCCAACACAGTGCGGTACCGGGTTCGGCGCATCGAGACGTTGCTGTCCACCACGCTGGACGACCCCGACGTGCGGTTGCTGTTCTCGCTCGGACTGCGCGCCACCGCCGACACGAACTGA
- a CDS encoding DUF5914 domain-containing protein — MSRIAKLRSRLSKTVPFDLLPALSWPAQRPTYRDAVPAVIDAALRRSQQRPSGNWYVLGASDAIKNRPYGTSVAGQELVAWRGADGALKVGPGACPHLGADLATGTVDCGALICPWHGLRLEGGREFGWRPYPCHDDGVLAWVRLDSIGGETPTEMPVLPVRPDGEQMHAVTRLVGTCEPSDIIANRMDPWHGSWFHPYSFSRLEVLSAPPADDDLPEDMDRFLVAVTFRIGRLGVPVVAEFTSSEPRTIVMRIVDGEGTGSVVETHATPVGSGPDGSPRTAVIEAVIAHSDRSGFAYATRAAPLIKPFMRHAAARLWRDDLAYAERIFKLRSL; from the coding sequence ATGAGCAGGATCGCGAAACTTCGGTCGCGGCTGTCCAAGACGGTCCCGTTCGACCTGCTGCCCGCGCTGTCGTGGCCCGCACAGCGACCGACCTACCGTGACGCCGTGCCGGCGGTGATCGACGCGGCACTGCGGCGTTCGCAACAGCGGCCGAGCGGCAACTGGTACGTCCTCGGCGCCAGTGACGCGATCAAGAACCGGCCATACGGCACGTCGGTGGCGGGACAGGAACTGGTTGCCTGGCGTGGCGCGGACGGTGCTCTGAAGGTGGGACCCGGCGCGTGCCCCCATCTTGGAGCAGACCTCGCGACCGGGACGGTCGACTGTGGTGCCCTGATATGTCCATGGCATGGGCTGCGACTGGAGGGCGGACGGGAGTTCGGTTGGCGGCCATATCCTTGCCACGACGATGGAGTGTTGGCGTGGGTGCGGCTCGACAGCATCGGAGGAGAAACACCGACCGAAATGCCCGTGTTGCCGGTACGCCCTGACGGCGAACAGATGCACGCTGTGACACGGCTCGTCGGAACGTGCGAGCCGAGCGACATCATCGCCAACCGGATGGATCCGTGGCACGGGTCGTGGTTTCACCCGTACTCGTTCAGCCGTCTGGAAGTGCTGTCGGCTCCGCCCGCCGACGATGACCTTCCCGAGGACATGGACCGCTTCCTCGTCGCAGTCACCTTTCGCATCGGCAGACTGGGGGTGCCGGTCGTCGCCGAATTCACCAGCTCAGAGCCGCGGACGATCGTGATGCGCATTGTCGACGGGGAGGGAACGGGCAGCGTCGTGGAAACCCATGCCACACCGGTGGGTTCGGGCCCCGACGGATCTCCGCGCACCGCGGTGATCGAGGCCGTGATCGCCCATTCGGACCGATCGGGCTTCGCCTACGCGACGCGCGCAGCGCCGTTGATCAAGCCGTTCATGCGGCATGCGGCCGCGAGGCTGTGGCGTGACGACCTGGCTTACGCCGAACGAATCTTCAAGCTGCGCAGCCTTTGA
- a CDS encoding proline dehydrogenase family protein produces the protein MGVFERVARPAIMAVSRSDGLRRTAERLPVTRQVVHRFVPGETVAHALDSVAQLRNSERLVSIDYLGEDVTDVDAANATVDAYLALLDALDRRDEPAAAVRPLEVSLKLSALGQALPRDGEKIALENAHTICERAQRAGAWVTVDAEDHSTTDSTLSIVRDLRAEFGWLGTVLQAYLRRTETDCREFAASGARIRLCKGAYDEPASVAYRDGDDVTASYLTCLRVLMAGNGYPMVASHDPAIIEAVPALTREFNRGVDDFEYQMLYGIRDAEQCRLAAEGNHVRVYVPFGTQWYGYFVRRLAERPANLTFFLRALAERRH, from the coding sequence GTGGGTGTCTTCGAGCGGGTCGCGCGCCCGGCGATCATGGCTGTCAGCCGGTCGGACGGATTGCGCCGCACAGCGGAGCGCCTGCCCGTCACCCGGCAGGTGGTGCACCGCTTCGTACCCGGTGAGACGGTGGCGCATGCGCTGGACTCCGTTGCGCAGTTGCGGAATTCGGAGCGCCTGGTGTCGATCGACTATCTCGGCGAGGACGTCACCGACGTCGACGCGGCGAACGCCACCGTCGACGCCTACCTGGCATTGCTCGATGCGCTGGACCGTCGCGACGAGCCCGCGGCGGCGGTGCGCCCGCTCGAGGTGTCACTGAAGCTGTCGGCGCTGGGGCAGGCGTTGCCCCGCGACGGCGAGAAGATCGCGCTAGAGAACGCCCACACCATCTGCGAGCGGGCGCAGCGTGCCGGCGCTTGGGTCACCGTCGACGCCGAGGACCACTCGACCACGGACTCGACGCTGTCCATCGTCCGCGACCTGCGCGCCGAGTTCGGTTGGCTGGGCACGGTTTTGCAGGCGTACCTGCGGCGCACCGAGACCGACTGCAGGGAGTTCGCCGCCTCTGGCGCGCGCATTCGGCTGTGCAAGGGCGCGTACGACGAGCCCGCATCGGTGGCGTACCGCGATGGTGACGACGTCACCGCGTCTTATCTCACATGCCTGCGAGTGCTGATGGCGGGCAACGGCTATCCGATGGTCGCCTCACACGATCCTGCGATCATCGAGGCGGTTCCCGCCCTAACGCGCGAGTTCAACAGGGGCGTCGACGATTTCGAATATCAGATGCTGTACGGAATCCGCGACGCCGAGCAGTGCAGGCTGGCCGCCGAGGGCAATCACGTCCGGGTCTATGTGCCGTTCGGCACGCAGTGGTACGGCTACTTCGTGCGGCGACTGGCCGAGCGGCCCGCCAACCTGACCTTCTTTCTGCGTGCCCTGGCCGAACGCCGTCACTGA
- a CDS encoding YybH family protein, which yields MSDEATIRKLITDWAAAVHTGDLDSVLADHDSDIVMFDVPPPYRGVRGMDEYRGSWPPFFEFQRQGASFDIEELDVTAGEDVAFAWALLRCGKPEEFESNPDNRLRLTIGLRKRDGRWVVTHEHHSFCLTD from the coding sequence ATGAGCGACGAGGCGACCATCCGCAAACTGATCACCGATTGGGCCGCGGCGGTCCATACGGGCGATCTTGATTCTGTGCTGGCAGACCACGATTCGGACATCGTGATGTTCGATGTCCCACCGCCGTACCGGGGTGTGCGCGGCATGGACGAATACCGGGGTTCCTGGCCGCCGTTCTTCGAGTTTCAGCGTCAGGGCGCGTCATTCGACATCGAAGAACTCGACGTGACGGCGGGCGAGGATGTCGCGTTCGCGTGGGCGCTGCTGCGGTGCGGCAAGCCCGAGGAATTCGAGTCCAACCCCGACAACAGGCTGAGGCTGACGATAGGGCTGCGCAAGCGCGACGGCCGCTGGGTCGTCACCCACGAGCACCACTCGTTCTGCTTGACCGACTAG
- a CDS encoding NUDIX domain-containing protein — protein MDFIETVASRQIYRNNWFSLREDDIRRPDGSDGIYAVVDKPTYALVIAQQGDRLHLVEQYRYPLGMRRWEFPQGTVQDDTDPEPFELAARELREETGLRAEAMTIIGQLDVAPGMSSQRGLVFHATGITEGEHAREHEEQDMRSAWFARTEVERMMRDGDITDAQSIAAYALLLLSQTPPFR, from the coding sequence GTGGATTTCATCGAGACAGTTGCTTCGCGGCAGATCTACCGGAACAACTGGTTCTCGCTGCGCGAAGACGATATTCGTCGGCCCGACGGCAGCGACGGCATTTACGCGGTCGTCGACAAACCGACGTACGCGCTGGTGATCGCGCAGCAGGGCGATCGGCTCCACCTGGTGGAGCAGTATCGCTACCCGTTGGGCATGCGGCGCTGGGAGTTCCCCCAGGGCACCGTGCAGGACGACACCGATCCCGAGCCGTTCGAGCTTGCCGCGCGGGAATTGCGTGAGGAGACGGGGCTGCGCGCCGAGGCGATGACGATCATCGGGCAGCTCGACGTCGCGCCGGGGATGAGCAGCCAGCGCGGCCTGGTGTTTCATGCGACGGGTATCACCGAAGGCGAACACGCCCGTGAACACGAGGAACAGGACATGCGCAGCGCATGGTTTGCCCGCACCGAGGTGGAGCGGATGATGCGCGACGGCGACATCACCGACGCCCAGTCCATCGCGGCGTATGCGCTGTTGCTGTTGTCGCAAACGCCGCCGTTCCGATGA
- a CDS encoding acyl-CoA synthetase, with the protein MLLSSLNPATVAAGADIGDAVRIDGAVLSRSDLVGAATSVAERVAGAHRVAVLATPTATTVLAVTGCLIAGVPVVPVPADVGIAERAHILTDSGAQAWLGEKPADTGGLQHIPVRMHARSWHRYAEPHPDATALIIYTSGTTGPPKGAIVSRRAVAADIDALAQAWQWTPEDTLVHGLPLYHVHGLVLGLLGSLRIGNRFVHTGKPKPDRYAAAGGSLYFAIPTVWSRIADDSASASALASARLLVSGSAPLPVPVFERLAELTGHRPIERYGSTESLITISTRADGERRPGWVGLALTGIETRLLDESGAAVAHDGETIGRLHLRGATLFDGYLNRPDATAEVLDTDGWYHTGDVAVVDADGMHRIVGRESVDLIKTGGFRVGAGEIETALLGHAGVTEAAVVGVPDDDLGQRIVAFVVGDADPQTLIDFVAQELSVHKRPREVRVVESLPRNAMGKVLKKELAQRGGAE; encoded by the coding sequence GTGCTGCTGTCCTCCTTGAACCCCGCGACAGTGGCGGCAGGCGCCGACATCGGCGACGCCGTGCGCATCGATGGAGCGGTGCTGAGCCGTAGCGACCTGGTCGGCGCCGCGACCTCGGTCGCCGAGCGCGTGGCAGGTGCACACCGTGTCGCCGTGCTCGCGACCCCGACCGCCACGACCGTGCTGGCGGTGACGGGCTGCCTGATCGCCGGGGTGCCCGTGGTCCCGGTGCCCGCCGACGTCGGAATTGCCGAACGTGCACACATCCTCACCGACTCCGGTGCCCAGGCGTGGCTGGGGGAGAAGCCGGCGGACACCGGCGGGCTGCAGCACATACCCGTACGGATGCACGCACGCTCGTGGCACCGCTACGCGGAACCGCACCCCGATGCGACGGCACTGATCATCTACACGTCGGGCACCACGGGTCCGCCCAAGGGGGCGATCGTGAGCCGGCGCGCCGTGGCCGCGGACATCGACGCGCTGGCGCAGGCCTGGCAGTGGACGCCCGAGGACACTTTGGTGCATGGACTGCCGCTGTACCACGTGCACGGGTTGGTGCTCGGTCTGCTCGGTTCGCTGCGCATCGGAAATCGGTTCGTGCACACCGGAAAACCGAAACCCGACCGCTACGCCGCCGCAGGGGGGTCACTGTACTTCGCCATTCCCACCGTGTGGTCGCGGATTGCTGACGACTCCGCGTCGGCGTCGGCGCTCGCGTCCGCTCGCCTGCTGGTCTCCGGCAGCGCACCGCTGCCGGTTCCCGTTTTCGAGCGGCTCGCCGAACTGACGGGACACCGACCCATCGAACGCTACGGGTCCACCGAGTCGCTGATCACGATCAGCACGCGCGCCGACGGTGAGCGCCGGCCTGGGTGGGTCGGCCTGGCGCTGACGGGAATCGAAACGCGGCTACTCGACGAGTCCGGTGCTGCGGTGGCGCATGACGGTGAAACCATTGGACGGCTTCATCTTCGGGGTGCCACATTGTTCGACGGTTACCTCAATCGTCCCGACGCGACCGCCGAGGTGCTGGACACCGACGGCTGGTATCACACGGGCGACGTTGCGGTCGTCGATGCCGACGGTATGCACCGCATCGTCGGCCGCGAGTCGGTCGACCTGATCAAGACCGGCGGTTTTCGGGTGGGTGCCGGGGAGATCGAGACCGCGTTGCTCGGGCACGCCGGCGTGACGGAAGCCGCCGTGGTGGGTGTCCCGGACGACGATCTCGGCCAGCGAATCGTCGCGTTCGTCGTCGGCGATGCGGATCCGCAGACGCTCATCGACTTTGTCGCCCAGGAGCTTTCGGTGCACAAGCGACCGCGGGAGGTGCGGGTCGTCGAAAGCCTCCCGCGCAACGCGATGGGCAAGGTGTTGAAGAAGGAGCTGGCGCAACGAGGGGGAGCCGAGTAA